From Dehalococcoidia bacterium, the proteins below share one genomic window:
- a CDS encoding CFI-box-CTERM domain-containing protein produces MSDTWYTSPGDSVQYAIDTAGPRDSTTPSIQLAVLLDGSGSMSLAEWNTQINGLHLAIIDPYCIPDHYVELTVIQFSENLEGGARTEIGPIVVTYINRNDVAADVSKIIHAEGTTTIEAGIDLALYEIRNSTNFASAAKQIINISSDIGLYVVNFNLTKWARNNAILYGIDEISAEGIGDIRRPTDINWLRDEIVWPRPGTIAPPFTPGWVYDVGLNAGLFKEAICHKIWFTLAPIPTPTPTPTPTPTPTSTPTPTPTPTPGSTPTPTPGSTPTPTTTPTPTPTTTPTPTPTPDYPTVKCFIATAAYGTSSAAEIDTLRAFRDEVLLESTLGSQLVEWYYQTSPPVADFISDHEGLRTLVREFLVDPVAWVVEATGSLWRD; encoded by the coding sequence TTGTCAGACACATGGTATACAAGTCCAGGCGATAGCGTTCAATACGCTATTGACACAGCAGGCCCCAGAGATAGCACTACGCCCAGCATACAGCTGGCGGTACTCCTGGATGGGTCGGGCTCTATGAGCTTAGCAGAGTGGAACACCCAGATAAACGGGCTGCACCTTGCTATCATTGACCCATATTGCATACCCGATCACTATGTGGAGCTTACGGTTATTCAATTCTCTGAGAACTTGGAAGGCGGTGCTCGTACGGAAATTGGTCCCATTGTCGTAACTTATATCAATCGCAATGATGTCGCTGCTGACGTCTCGAAGATCATCCACGCTGAAGGGACAACAACTATCGAAGCCGGTATAGACCTGGCCTTATATGAAATCCGCAACTCTACAAACTTCGCCTCTGCCGCAAAGCAGATCATTAACATAAGTAGCGACATTGGACTGTATGTAGTTAATTTCAATTTAACGAAGTGGGCACGTAATAACGCTATACTTTATGGAATTGATGAGATCAGCGCAGAGGGAATCGGAGATATCCGTCGACCAACGGACATAAATTGGTTACGGGACGAAATTGTATGGCCCCGACCTGGTACTATAGCCCCACCATTCACACCCGGGTGGGTGTATGATGTTGGACTTAATGCTGGCTTGTTCAAGGAAGCCATCTGCCATAAGATTTGGTTTACACTTGCTCCGATACCTACGCCTACACCCACGCCTACACCTACACCCACGCCTACTTCTACACCTACACCTACACCTACACCAACGCCAGGCTCTACTCCTACACCAACGCCAGGCTCTACACCTACACCAACAACTACGCCCACACCCACACCAACAACTACGCCCACACCCACACCAACCCCTGACTACCCTACGGTAAAATGCTTCATCGCCACCGCAGCCTATGGCACATCGAGCGCTGCGGAAATCGACACTCTCAGAGCGTTCAGGGATGAGGTGCTGCTGGAAAGCACACTCGGCTCTCAACTTGTGGAGTGGTACTACCAGACCAGCCCCCCGGTAGCGGACTTTATATCGGACCATGAGGGGTTAAGGACGTTGGTGAGGGAGTTCTTGGTTGATCCCGTTGCTTGGGTAGTCGAAGCAACGGGGTCTCTATGGCGAGATTGA